In one window of Drosophila innubila isolate TH190305 chromosome 2L unlocalized genomic scaffold, UK_Dinn_1.0 4_B_2L, whole genome shotgun sequence DNA:
- the LOC117780316 gene encoding plasmanylethanolamine desaturase has translation MTAKSDKEILANSMYEDDPNGNSAPTTIDQESGQPAAKEAATADASTISAPAATSPRWGPQNKGAQELASLYSPGKRAQEIICVYTCIGLMIINFGLIVKHLRWERISVAFISALCGIITADFASGLVHWAADTWGSVDLPLIGKNFLRPFREHHLDPTSITRHDFIETNGDNFMVGIPILGYLAHYFYIRSPCEIQQNFGWITYVFLCSIFVAMTNQIHKWSHTYWGLPRWVLLLQSCHIILPRKHHRIHHVAPHETYFCITTGWLNWPLEKLKFWSTFEFIIERFTGLKPRDDDLKWAKKLT, from the exons ATGACGGCTAAAAGCGACAAGGAAATACTGGCCAACTCCATGTATGAGGATGATCCCAATGGTAACTCAGCGCCCACAACAATTGATCAGGAGTCAGGACAACCAGCGGCAAAAGAAGCGGCAACAGCGGACGCATCAACAATTTCAGCTCCGGCAGCGACTTCACCACGTTGGGGACCTCAAAATAAGGGAGCACAGGAGCTGGCCTCACTGTATAGTCCAG GTAAACGTGCACAGGAAATTATTTGTGTTTACACCTGCATCGGTCTGATGATCATCAACTTTGGTCTTATTGTCAAGCATTTGCGCTGGGAACGCATTAGTGTAGCTTTTATCTCCGCATTGTGTGGTATTATCACAGCTGACTTTGCCTCTGGTTTGGTGCATTGGGCGGCGGATACATGGGGTTCCGTGGATCTACCATTAATCGGAAAA AACTTTCTGCGCCCGTTTCGAGAGCATCATTTGGATCCAACGTCTATAACACGTCACGACTTCATAGAGACCAATGGCGACAACTTTATGGTGGGCATACCAATTCTAGGTTACTTGGCACACTACTTTTATATTAGATCGCCATGTGAAATACAGCAAAATTTTGGCTGGATCACCTACGTGTTTCTATGCTCCATATTTGTGGCCATGACGAACCAG ATACACAAATGGTCGCACACATATTGGGGTTTACCCAGATgggtgctgttgctgcagagTTGTCATATAATTCTACCAAGGAAACATCATCGCATTCACCATGTCGCGCCCCATGAAACGTACTTCTGCATTACCACCGGCTGGCTAAATTGGCCACTGGAGAAGCTTAA ATTTTGGTCAACCTTTGAGTTTATTATTGAGCGTTTTACGGGCTTAAAGCCAAGGGACGATGACTTGAAGTGGGCCAAGAAACTCACATAG
- the LOC117780608 gene encoding uncharacterized protein LOC117780608 isoform X1: protein MNPICETDINSPECQTWMNKVCAHCRELFAREATNTWAAWWHDETPVFYKDVPEMTVYDCSKLKNLLEQEVAALHSSKTIAYPSKSFNFKLWQKVLLISIYIGIIVVIALICRFWKLERREKDRPVDEEKEESPRTTSPQPDNTPLQQDDVPKPDKRKSLKGWMRQRCRPIFLHNEAALRRQQAKYREKELLREEYTQQNVEKWTRAREKVEKKRKQRESAAEAEAQKKKREKEKKEAGETVEAI, encoded by the coding sequence ATGAATCCCATTTGCGAGACGGACATCAACAGTCCGGAGTGCCAGACATGGATGAACAAGGTGTGCGCACATTGCAGGGAACTGTTTGCCAGGGAAGCCACCAATACCTGGGCCGCCTGGTGGCACGATGAGACGCCAGTTTTTTACAAGGATGTCCCAGAGATGACCGTCTATGACTGTAGCAAGCTGAAGAACTTGCTGGAGCAGGAGGTGGCCGCATTGCATTCAAGTAAAACAATAGCATACCCATCCAAATCATTTAACTTTAAGTTATGGCAAAAAGTACTGctaatatcgatatatattgGGATTATTGTGGTAATTGCTCTAATATGTCGATTTTGGAAACTAGAACGTCGGGAGAAAGACCGGCCCGTGGATGAAGAAAAAGAGGAATCACCCCGCACAACATCTCCGCAACCAGATAATACACCACTGCAGCAAGACGATGTACCAAAGCCCGACAAGCGTAAGTCTCTTAAAGGTTGGATGCGCCAAAGATGTCGTCCGATCTTCTTACACAACGAGGCTGCCCTGCGACGGCAGCAAGCCAAATACAGGGAGAAGGAACTCCTAAGGGAGGAATATACACAGCAAAACGTTGAGAAGTGGACAAGGGCCCGTGAGAAAGTTGAAAAGAAGCGTAAGCAAAGAGAAAGTGCTGCAGAGGCTGaagcacaaaagaaaaaaagggaGAAGGAAAAGAAAGAAGCGGGAGAAACGGTAGAAGCTATCTAA
- the LOC117780608 gene encoding uncharacterized protein LOC117780608 isoform X2, whose protein sequence is MNPICETDINSPECQTWMNKVCAHCRELFAREATNTWAAWWHDETPVFYKDVPEMTVYDCSKLKNLLEQEVAALHSSKTIAYPSKSFNFKLWQKNVGRKTGPWMKKKRNHPAQHLRNQIIHHCSKTMYQSPTSVSLLKVGCAKDVVRSSYTTRLPCDGSKPNTGRRNS, encoded by the exons ATGAATCCCATTTGCGAGACGGACATCAACAGTCCGGAGTGCCAGACATGGATGAACAAGGTGTGCGCACATTGCAGGGAACTGTTTGCCAGGGAAGCCACCAATACCTGGGCCGCCTGGTGGCACGATGAGACGCCAGTTTTTTACAAGGATGTCCCAGAGATGACCGTCTATGACTGTAGCAAGCTGAAGAACTTGCTGGAGCAGGAGGTGGCCGCATTGCATTCAAGTAAAACAATAGCATACCCATCCAAATCATTTAACTTTAAGTTATGGCAAAAA AACGTCGGGAGAAAGACCGGCCCGTGGATGAAGAAAAAGAGGAATCACCCCGCACAACATCTCCGCAACCAGATAATACACCACTGCAGCAAGACGATGTACCAAAGCCCGACAAGCGTAAGTCTCTTAAAGGTTGGATGCGCCAAAGATGTCGTCCGATCTTCTTACACAACGAGGCTGCCCTGCGACGGCAGCAAGCCAAATACAGGGAGAAGGAACTCCTAA
- the LOC117780604 gene encoding intraflagellar transport protein 88 homolog yields the protein MSAKESEDKRSAISAEMAAATAPPPPPTAAGRPPTSQLFSRGNLVSSRTGGDKTALARPSTAVRAVGYAASNFDQFFLEKVKQQTLSSANAAVDAAKEVNPQIKYKNMETKIVKLLESSIVLAARCSSNLTNGSINAEVKSQLAEALNKAKDASSLDRILHHEQDKQGENVFHNFDLTYAVFFNLAEQYEHNDMHIEALNTYNIMTKNKMFPHVNQLKLNMGNIYLKMGMHKKAIKMYRMALDSVPNTLKQLRLKITENIGVLFVRMGQYADAASSFEFIMSERADIRSGIHLLLCYYSMGDVDKIKSTFRSLCDVETEHDLETENNIIRLQQQAEQAGKASLDPAQTGGTHAAEVAIIDGDGNSSFVQINVPNKSSANAKNRHVLQALKTDELAIYMKHRRNTEKRSITMIVDLISPLIEENYNDGYNWCIEVIRTSNLSWLANELELNKALVYLRQNDVNQAIETLQMYDRKSESSMTASALTNLSFIYINLGNLEMATHCLNQLQEIGALQSNALALVNASIVDLQNQNVSLARERLQRALQVDSTHFEANYNLGLLALQEQDYELAEEQFELLKAQLMEPHSVQHRHVYYQLAKLQERRLSNATSTGSFMTPSNASPAALHGYLQVLGISAADIDSRLSEKMGSMYEQIQDHQKANQYYNEAYRINMSDINIASSIGSYYIKLQATEKALYYYERAVLADPNDPNLMLRIASCFRNSYLPPKQYLGMFEKIYARFPDNLTCVRALMQVTKSLGLSELHERYGQDYARLHKQQQERQNEQRYQQQRLSSATSGRGSSRLRAIRPSNEERLAENSDISATLSSSSSTGYNADQFLQSGNSYSVKQHVDPLGPPAERPRTGMFRAQQSNDSDDDAEMNAESLLPI from the exons ATGAGTGCTAAGGAATCAGAGGATAAGAGATCTGCGATAAGTGCGGAAATGGCAGCGGCAACGGCTCCTCCACCGCCACCCACAGCTGCCGGTAGACCCCCTACTTCGCAGCTCTTTTCG CGTGGCAACTTGGTTAGCAGTCGAACTGGCGGGGATAAGACAGCTCTGGCCAGGCCTTCAACGGCGGTGCGAGCCGTGGGCTATGCAGCGAGCAATTTCGACCAATTCTTTTTGGAGAAGGTCAAGCAACAGACGCTTTCATCGGCCAATGCCGCTGTCGATGCAGCCAAGGAGGTCAA TCCGCAGATAAAATACAAGAATATGGAAACTAAAATTGTAAAGTTGTTGGAGTCATCGATTGTGCTGGCAGCGCGATGTTCCTCGAATCTTACAAATGGTTCTATCAATGCGGAAGTAAAGTCCCAATTGGCAGAGGCGCTGAACAAGGCTAAGGATGCGTCTTCATTGGATCGCATATTGCATCATGAACAGGATAAACAGGGCGAAAATGTGTTTCACAACTTCGACTTGACATATGCG GTATTCTTCAATCTTGCCGAGCAATATGAGCACAATGATATGCACATCGAGGCACTGAACACCTACAACATTATGACAAAGAACAAGATGTTTCCACATGTGAATCAACTCAAGTTGAATATGggaaacatttatttaaagatggGCATGCATAAAAAGGCCATCAAGATGTATCGCATGGCATTGGATTCGGTGCCCAACACACTAAAGCAGCTACGTCTTAAGATTACTGAGAATATTGGAGTATTATTTGTAAGAATGGGTCAATATGCGGATGCTGCATCGAGCTTTGAGTTTATTATGTCGGAACGTGCGGATATTCGAAGTGGCATCCATTTGCTGCTATGCTACTATTCCATGGGAGATGTGGACAAAATAAAGAGCACATTCCGCAGTCTGTGTGATGTGGAAACGGAGCACGATTTGGAGACCGAAAATAACATTATTAGATTGCAGCAGCAGGCTGAACAGGCGGGAAAAGCTAGTTTGGATCCGGCTCAGACCGGGGGGACTCATGCAGCCGAAGTTGCGATCATTGATGGGGATGGTAACAGTTCCTTTGTTCAAATCAACGTTCCCAACAAGAGTTCAGCCAATGCCAAGAATCGCCATGTTCTCCAGGCTCTCAAAACCGATGAACTGGCGATTTATATGAAACATCGACGTAATACGGAAAAGCGTTCCATTACCATGATTGTTGATCTGATTTCGCCACTAATTGAAGAGAATTACAATGATG gCTACAACTGGTGCATTGAGGTCATCAGGACATCGAATCTCTCCTGGCTGGCCAACGAGTTGGAGCTGAACAAGGCTCTCGTCTATCTGCGTCAGAACGATGTTAATCAGGCCATAGAAACGCTCCAAATGTATGATCGTAAGAGCGAAAGCTCTATGACGGCCAGTGCGTTGACCAATCTCAGTTTTATCTACATCAAT CTGGGAAACCTGGAGATGGCCACACACTGTTTGAATCAACTTCAGGAGATTGGAGCACTGCAATCAAatgctttggctttggttaATGCCAGCATTGTGGACTTGCAGAATCAGAATGTGAGCTTGGCCAGGGAGAGATTACAGCGTGCCTTGCAAGTGGACTCGACGCACTTTGAGGCCAACTATAATCTGGGATTGTTGGCTTTGCAGGAGCAGGACTACGAGCTGGCAGAGGAGCAGTTTGAGTTGTTGAAGGCACAGCTAATGGAACCGCATTCGGTTCAGCATCGTCATGTCTACTATCAACTGGCCAAATTGCAGGAGAGGCGTCTTAGCAACGCCACCTCAACTGGCAGCTTTATGACGCCGAGCAACGCTTCTCCAGCTGCTCTCCATGGGTATTTACAGGTGCTGGGCATCTCGGCCGCCGACATTGATTCGCGTTTATCTGAGAAGATGGGCTCCATGTACGAGCAGATACAAGACCATCAGAAGGCCAATCAATACTACAACGAGGCGTATCGCATCAACATGAGTGACATAAACATTGCCAGCTCCATTGGCTCCTATTACATCAAGCTGCAGGCCACGGAGAAGGCACTGTATTACTATGAGCGTGCCGTTCTAGCTGATCCCAATGATCCCAATCTGATGTTGCGCATTGCCAGCTGCTTTCGCAATTCGTATCTGCCGCCCAAGCAATATCTGGGCATGTTTGAGAAGATCTATGCGAGATTTCCCGACAACTTAACATGTGTTCGCGCTCTCATGCAGGTCACCAAGTCGTTGGGTTTGAGTGAGCTTCATGAACGTTATGGCCAGGATTATGCCAGGTTgcacaagcagcagcaggagcgtCAAAACGAACAACGCTATCAGCAGCAGCGTTTATCCTCGGCCACCTCGGGCAGAGGCAGCAGTCGGCTAAGAG CAATCCGACCATCGAATGAGGAGCGACTGGCAGAAAACAGCGATATTTCTGCAACTCTCTCATCCAGCAGCTCCACTGGTTACAATGCCGATCAGTTCCTTCAAAGCGGCAACTCCTACTCGG TTAAACAGCATGTGGATCCATTGGGTCCACCTGCAGAACGTCCACGTACAGGAATGTTTCGAGCCCAGCAGAGCAATGACTCTGATGACGATGCGGAAATGAATGCCGAGAGTCTGTTGCCCATTTAA
- the LOC117780609 gene encoding uncharacterized protein LOC117780609 has product MSGPSRTNKWRLAQEKIIKESEQNCMERVYSSIGNSSVTAIHQKLDNLSSRLSSLESNVANVLAVVKKLAVNSKFTASVEFPVENLSSLEEINKKVEEDSQRYVALLRSTLMPEGVIKNLGRVLSLSLIMDMNYGGTFSKKGLNSFESLNSALYEAVKRDGYTFDDYKRDVRLAFSKAKNKVYKRNTELNKQKQQQIETIFIKEDETEETITDEGVKKRKKKKTIT; this is encoded by the exons atgagcGGTCCGTCGCGAACAAATAAATGGCGTTTAGCTCAAGAGAAGATAATCAAAGAGTCTGAGCAGAATTGTATGGAACGGGTATACAGTTCCATCGGCAACTCAAGCGTCACTGcaattcatcaaaaattggacaACTTGAGTTCAAGATTGAGCTCTTTGGAATCAAACGTGGCCAACGTCTTGGCTGTTGTCAAAAAACTTGCTGTCAATTCAAAATTTACCGCTTCTGTCGAGTTCCCGGTTGAGAATCTGAGCTCCTTAGAGGAgattaacaaaaaagttgaGGAAGATTCACAAAGATAT GTTGCATTGTTAAGATCAACGTTGATGCCAGAAGGAGTAATTAAAAACTTGGGTAGAGTTCTAAGCTTATCGCTTATTATGGATATGAATTATGGTGGAACGTTCTCCAAAAAAGGTTTAAACTCATTTGAATCGCTCAATTCAGCTCTCTatg AAGCAGTGAAGAGGGATGGATACACATTTGATGATTATAAAAGAGACGTTCGTCTTGCATTcagcaaagcaaaaaataaagtttacaaAAGAAACACAGaacttaacaaacaaaaacaacaacagatagAGACGATCTTTATTAAAGAGGACGAGACTGAAGAAACTATAACTGACGAGGgcgtaaaaaaaagaaagaagaaaaaaacaattacttaa
- the LOC117780607 gene encoding lysosome-associated membrane glycoprotein 1, with the protein MSGHKFIICTTLLLLSTSVFSQSLTLSLENAKFPTREEPEKPRTTAASTTTNTTPTTTTPTTPTTPTPPTTPTTPTTPTTPTTPTTTTTPAAPTTTTPAPVSTTTHKPQPYPAPSMGTWNCSCIMLNMAAQLSFTYETKNGNKTLGFYNIPKNATVDHCYCDSQISQSMQLIWGPPKSPQFMVLQMDNKNHSIALALIKVDIIVPTEDFPDAKENQTVQLMHMGVNTDFKTPEKMSYHCTRDQKLNMTETFDGTDTIGYISVSHVQVEAFRSANSTGFSTVHDCDSSETSDVVPIAVGIALAALIVVVLISYLCARRRSTSRGYMSF; encoded by the exons ATGTCTGGGCATAAATTCATAATATGCACTACTTTGCTCCTATTGAGCACCTCTG TGTTTTCGCAATCGCTTACTCTTAGCCTGGAGAATGCTAAATTCCCCACTCGGGAGGAACCGGAGAAGCCGAGAACAACCGctgcatcaacaacaacaaacacaacaccaacaacaactacaccaACCACACCAACTACACCAACTCCACCGACAACACCAACTACACCAactacaccaacaacaccaactacacccacaacaactacaacaccagcagcaccaacaacaacaactccagctccagtgTCCACCACCACGCATAAACCACAGCCATATCCAGCACCTTCAATGGGCACATGGAACTGCTCATGCATTATGCTTAACATGGCAGCTCAGTTGAGCTTCACCTACGAGACTAAGA ATGGCAACAAGACCCTAGGATTCTACAATATCCCCAAAAATGCTACTGTGGATCATTGCTATTGCGATAGTCAGATCAGTCAATCCATGCAACTGATTTGGGGACCGCCCAAATCACCACAATTTATGGTATTGCAAATGGATAACAAGAATCATTCAATTGCCCTCGCTTTGATCAAAGTTGATATTATAGTACCCACTGAAGATTTCCCCGATGCAAAGG AGAATCAAACGGTTCAGTTGATGCACATGGGCGTGAACACCGACTTTAAGACGCCCGAAAAGATGTCCTATCACTGCACCCGCGACCAGAAGCTCAACATGACGGAGACCTTTGACGGAACTGACACCATTGGCTACATCAGTGTCAGCCATGTGCAAGTGGAGGCATTCCGTTCTGCGAATTCGACTGGCTTCTCCACGGTACATGATTGCGACAGTTCGGAGACCTCCGATGTGGTACCCATTGCTGTGGGCATCGCTTTGGCCGCTTTGATTGTCGTCGTTCTAATTTCGTATCTGTGTGCGCGTCGTCGTTCCACCTCTCGTGGTTACATGAGCTTCTAA